The genomic DNA GGAAAAGGAGTACGCGTGGTCGGAGAATCCGCGGTCGCGGGTTCGGCACGTCGTCGGTAACGTCCGGGTGCTCGACGTGAGCGGTGACGAACTCACGGTCGCGAACAATCAGCAGGTGTTCCGGAGCTACGGAGACACGGCCGACCACGACCTCATCTCCGCACAGCGACACACCGTGTTGCGAGAGCGCGACGACGGCTACGGCATCGCGGCCCGGACCGTCTATCTCGACCACTCGATACTGAACACGAAGAACCTCACCCTCCCACTCCTGTGACGATGCCCGACGAACCACCCAGCGAGCAGTCCGGGCGCATCGAGCTGGCCGACGCGGACGGCACCGTCGTCGTGGAGAAAATCGTCTCGAAGGGGGAACGACTGGCGATAGTGGACGGCGAGCGCACCGTAAAACTCGACGCGTTGTTGCTCGAAGGACTGTCCTGGCAGCGCGACCGGGCGGCGATAGACGAGCTCCTCGATTCGGCGACGGCCGTCACCGGGGACCCGGTCGGTCCAGCGCCACCCGTCAGCCAGCCAACCGACGAGTCGGTCGGGCTGGCCATCTCCAGCGAGTACGCACACGTTCACGTTCGGAGGGTCGTGACCGAAGCCGGCCACGGCATCGAGATAGCGACGCCGGGGCGCAACACGGCCATCACGCTCGGCCCCCAGTCACTCCGTGGCTTGGCCGCCGTGGACGACACGTACGTCTTCTCGGTATGGTTCAAGACGCCCTTCGGGCCGGAAGACACACCGGTCGAGGGCCCACTCTGAGGGGCGGCCGCAGCGACTCACTCGACGACGACGTCGAACGCGGCCGCCGTCTCCTGTATCGACATGTCGGAGCGGAGTCCGCCGACGGGCAGCGCGAGCGTCGGCGGACTCCGTCGAGGGGTCGTACACGGCGTGCCACCGCCGACCTCCCGGAGGTGATTCGCGGCGCTGCCCGTTCGATGCGGGTCGACCGCCTTCGACGCGTACTACTCTCACGGGAGTTCTTGATCGTATGTCTTCACCACGATACGCACGAAGATATGGCGCCGGGTCAGCTACAGTCGGGAACCGGCCGGAGTACCACGAGGAAAGGTTCAGTACCCTGCGATCCGAACGCTCGGTATGCCCGACGAGCGGGACCGGACCGTGGGCGGGGTCGTGCTCGCCGCCGGAACGAGCGCCAGATACGGCGC from Halomicroarcula saliterrae includes the following:
- a CDS encoding aromatic-ring-hydroxylating dioxygenase subunit beta, with translation MTEPRTGATLPVDAETQHRVEQWLYDEVDLLDGFALAEWLELVEADVLLKVPVRVARHPGSERSEFSAESNYLREDYEMIRERVGRLEKEYAWSENPRSRVRHVVGNVRVLDVSGDELTVANNQQVFRSYGDTADHDLISAQRHTVLRERDDGYGIAARTVYLDHSILNTKNLTLPLL